A section of the Leptotrichia buccalis C-1013-b genome encodes:
- a CDS encoding tetratricopeptide repeat protein gives MKKLLLIGAILVTGAISFADSKSDYENAVKLGQQKKITEAVKVLEGLAKGTDTYAQKANLELGAYYLQNNDVNKAKPYLQAAWGNGQSTTPEAVEAARLLYLVGIQQKNKAEAEKYILWTDEKSGGKSADVTSSLIIFYFDNNEQSKGTARYNKAVQSSDKNFVAEVNYNIGQYYLTNNKAAQAKPYLQKAYTGATDRVNGAGILLAEIALSEKNPTQAEKYLLEMNTAAKSKNAQILGMLGTFYLQQNNLTKAEEYLTKTISVEPKNTSAKVLLLGIYETQNNATKVNSIYNQLKSAAPKEANRQIGTYFANIGATALSEKYLQKAINEDKDNNAKVILGQVYAGQGKKDEAVKILQEAVKSKVNGASEILKQVQAMK, from the coding sequence ATGAAGAAATTATTACTAATAGGAGCAATCTTAGTAACAGGAGCAATTTCATTCGCTGATTCAAAATCAGATTATGAAAATGCGGTAAAATTAGGGCAACAGAAAAAAATTACAGAAGCTGTAAAAGTTCTAGAAGGATTAGCAAAAGGAACTGATACTTACGCACAAAAAGCAAATCTTGAATTAGGTGCATATTATTTACAAAACAATGATGTAAACAAAGCTAAACCTTATTTACAAGCTGCATGGGGAAATGGACAATCTACAACTCCTGAAGCTGTAGAAGCAGCAAGATTATTATATTTAGTAGGAATTCAACAAAAAAATAAAGCTGAAGCTGAAAAATATATTCTTTGGACAGATGAAAAATCTGGAGGAAAAAGTGCAGATGTTACATCAAGTTTAATTATTTTCTATTTTGACAATAATGAACAATCAAAAGGAACAGCAAGATATAATAAAGCAGTGCAATCTTCAGATAAAAACTTCGTAGCAGAAGTAAATTATAACATCGGACAATATTACTTGACAAACAATAAGGCAGCACAAGCTAAACCATACTTACAAAAAGCTTACACAGGAGCAACTGACCGTGTAAATGGAGCAGGAATTTTATTAGCGGAAATCGCTTTATCTGAAAAAAATCCTACACAAGCTGAAAAATACTTATTAGAAATGAATACCGCAGCAAAAAGTAAAAATGCACAAATTTTAGGAATGTTAGGAACTTTTTATTTACAACAAAATAATCTTACAAAAGCTGAAGAATATTTAACAAAAACAATATCTGTAGAACCTAAAAATACAAGTGCAAAAGTATTATTACTAGGAATTTACGAAACTCAAAATAACGCTACAAAAGTAAATTCAATTTACAACCAATTAAAATCAGCTGCACCAAAAGAAGCTAATAGACAAATTGGAACTTATTTTGCAAATATCGGAGCAACAGCTTTATCTGAAAAATATTTACAAAAAGCAATAAATGAAGATAAAGACAACAATGCAAAAGTTATTTTAGGACAAGTTTATGCAGGACAAGGTAAAAAAGATGAAGCAGTTAAAATTTTACAAGAAGCTGTAAAAAGTAAAGTAAATGGAGCATCAGAAATTTTAAAACAAGTTCAAGCAATGAAATAA
- a CDS encoding anaerobic ribonucleoside triphosphate reductase yields the protein MQPQLTENLREIISGIVNVESNDTCNENANMSSMTPAGQMMKFASEVSKIYALENLVSPKFKEAHEKGLIHIHDLDFYSSKTTTCLQYDLADMFEHGFYTKHGYIREAQSISTYATLATIIFQTNQNEQHGGQAIPAFDFYMAKGVLKSFRRHLRRRILSFVEIKNGVEITKEYENNAKEFLLKNIFSIKCSENEIKLLEENFGINKNDLIKLLLEAYEDTKNETYQAMEGFLHNLNTMHSRGGNQVVFSSINYGTDTSEEGRMVIRELLKATSSGLGKSETPIFPIQIFKVKEGLNYTENDYNLAQSDFDTALESVKNQKISYENDSENEKIKFEAPNFDLLLLSCETSSRRLFPNFVFLDSEFNKHEKWRIDDPERYKYEIATMGCRTRVFENINGEKSSLGRGNLSFTSINFPRIAIITRKNVEKEIAEMEKAGKFLNEEEKNNKKIELLTKEFQEKVLETTHLAGEQLYERYNFQKTALAKQFPFMRSNNLWKGLGVKDGNEEVREAINSGSLSIGFVGGANAMYALFDAEHGTSEIAYKVLYDTIKKMGFVADEFREKYHLNYSILATPAESLAGRFLRIDRNEFGVIKNVTDRDYYVNSFHIDVKKEISLFDKIRKEAPFHKLTKGGHITYVELDGEARKNMGVMLKIVKVMKDTGIGYGSINHPVDRCRDCGTEAIIYDKCPICGSHNISRIRRITGYLTGDLDSWNSAKQAEEHDRVKHGVK from the coding sequence ATGCAACCACAATTAACAGAAAATTTAAGAGAAATAATATCAGGAATAGTAAATGTTGAAAGTAACGACACGTGTAATGAAAATGCCAATATGTCGTCAATGACACCAGCGGGACAAATGATGAAATTTGCAAGTGAAGTTTCTAAAATTTACGCTTTGGAAAATTTAGTTTCACCGAAATTTAAAGAAGCTCATGAAAAGGGGCTTATCCACATTCACGATTTGGATTTTTATTCCAGCAAAACTACAACTTGTTTGCAATATGACTTGGCGGATATGTTTGAACACGGCTTCTACACAAAACACGGCTATATCCGTGAAGCACAAAGCATTTCAACTTATGCCACACTTGCAACTATTATTTTTCAAACTAATCAAAATGAACAGCATGGTGGTCAAGCGATACCAGCATTTGATTTTTATATGGCAAAAGGTGTTTTAAAATCGTTTAGACGACATTTAAGAAGAAGAATTTTGAGCTTTGTGGAAATTAAAAATGGAGTAGAAATTACAAAGGAATATGAAAATAATGCAAAGGAATTTTTATTAAAAAATATTTTTTCAATAAAATGCAGTGAAAATGAAATAAAATTGCTTGAAGAAAATTTTGGAATAAATAAAAATGACTTGATAAAATTATTGCTGGAAGCCTACGAAGACACTAAAAATGAAACTTATCAGGCAATGGAAGGATTTTTACATAATCTTAACACAATGCACTCACGTGGCGGGAATCAAGTTGTCTTTTCTTCAATAAATTATGGAACAGATACTTCAGAAGAAGGGCGAATGGTTATTCGTGAGCTTTTAAAGGCGACTTCCAGCGGACTTGGGAAAAGCGAAACTCCTATTTTTCCAATACAGATTTTTAAAGTAAAAGAAGGGCTTAATTATACAGAAAATGACTATAATTTGGCACAAAGTGATTTTGATACCGCTTTGGAAAGTGTAAAAAATCAAAAAATTTCTTATGAAAATGATTCTGAAAATGAAAAAATAAAATTTGAGGCACCAAATTTTGACTTGTTATTATTATCTTGTGAAACTTCAAGCAGAAGATTATTCCCAAATTTTGTATTTTTAGATTCTGAATTTAATAAGCATGAAAAATGGCGAATTGACGACCCAGAACGATATAAATATGAAATTGCAACAATGGGCTGCCGAACACGTGTTTTTGAAAATATAAATGGAGAAAAAAGCAGTCTTGGGCGTGGAAATTTGTCATTTACAAGTATAAATTTCCCGAGAATTGCAATAATAACTAGAAAAAATGTGGAAAAAGAAATTGCAGAAATGGAAAAGGCTGGAAAATTTTTAAATGAAGAAGAAAAAAATAATAAAAAAATTGAATTATTGACAAAGGAATTTCAAGAAAAAGTACTGGAAACTACACATCTTGCAGGAGAACAGCTTTATGAGCGTTACAATTTCCAAAAAACAGCTTTGGCAAAACAATTTCCATTTATGCGAAGTAATAACTTGTGGAAAGGACTTGGTGTAAAAGACGGAAATGAGGAAGTGAGAGAAGCGATAAATTCAGGCTCGCTTTCAATAGGCTTTGTAGGCGGAGCAAATGCTATGTATGCTTTGTTTGACGCAGAACATGGAACAAGCGAAATTGCTTACAAGGTGCTTTATGACACGATTAAAAAAATGGGATTTGTTGCAGATGAGTTTAGGGAGAAATATCATTTGAACTATTCGATTTTAGCGACTCCAGCAGAAAGTTTGGCAGGAAGATTTTTACGTATTGATAGAAATGAGTTTGGAGTAATCAAAAATGTGACAGACAGGGATTATTACGTAAATTCATTTCACATTGACGTAAAAAAGGAAATCAGTCTTTTTGATAAAATAAGAAAAGAGGCACCGTTTCATAAATTGACAAAAGGTGGGCATATTACTTATGTGGAACTGGATGGGGAAGCACGTAAAAATATGGGTGTTATGCTAAAAATTGTGAAAGTGATGAAAGATACTGGAATTGGATATGGTTCGATAAATCATCCTGTTGACAGATGCAGAGATTGTGGAACGGAAGCAATAATTTATGACAAATGCCCGATTTGCGGAAGCCATAATATTTCCAGAATTAGAAGAATAACAGGCTATTTAACTGGAGATTTGGATAGCTGGAACAGTGCAAAACAAGCTGAAGAACACGACAGAGTAAAACATGGGGTAAAATAA
- the aroC gene encoding chorismate synthase → MAANFGKNYKISIFGESHGSALGINIDGIPAGTELDLEFISQEMRRRAPGRSKLTTPRVEKDEFEILSGFFDGKTTGTPLAMIIRNSNQRSKDYSELKRKPRPGHADWSGFNRYNGFNDIRGSGHFSGRITASLVFAGAIAKQILKEKGILIAAHIKSVKDIEDRDFVESDITQENIDKLRNMTLPVLNEEIVEKIEKVVEKTREEKNSLGGIVELMVTGLPAGIGDPYFESMESELSRMIFSVPATKGIEFGAGFGITEMTGYEANDEMFYDEKGNIKSFTNNNGGIIGGITTGMPISFKVAIKPTASIEKAQKTVNLETKQNDILEVKGRHDPIIVPRVVPVLEAATAIVILDRVLENNKYSK, encoded by the coding sequence ATGGCAGCAAATTTTGGAAAAAATTATAAAATTTCGATTTTTGGAGAATCGCATGGTAGTGCATTAGGAATAAATATTGATGGAATTCCAGCAGGAACTGAACTGGATTTGGAATTTATCTCGCAGGAAATGAGGAGAAGAGCGCCAGGAAGATCTAAATTGACAACGCCTAGAGTGGAAAAGGATGAATTTGAAATTTTGAGCGGCTTTTTTGATGGAAAAACAACTGGAACACCACTTGCAATGATTATTAGAAATTCAAACCAGCGTTCAAAGGATTACAGCGAATTGAAAAGAAAGCCAAGACCAGGACATGCAGATTGGAGCGGATTTAACAGATATAACGGTTTTAACGATATTCGTGGAAGTGGGCATTTTTCTGGGAGAATAACAGCTTCATTGGTATTTGCTGGGGCGATTGCAAAGCAAATTTTAAAGGAAAAGGGGATTTTGATAGCGGCACATATCAAATCAGTAAAGGATATTGAAGACAGGGACTTTGTGGAAAGTGATATTACACAGGAAAATATTGATAAACTTAGAAATATGACTTTACCTGTCTTGAATGAGGAAATTGTGGAAAAAATTGAAAAGGTTGTGGAAAAAACTAGGGAAGAAAAGAATTCACTTGGTGGAATTGTGGAACTTATGGTTACAGGACTTCCTGCGGGAATAGGAGATCCGTATTTTGAATCAATGGAAAGCGAGCTTTCAAGAATGATTTTCTCGGTGCCAGCTACAAAGGGAATAGAATTCGGAGCAGGCTTCGGAATTACAGAAATGACAGGATACGAAGCAAATGATGAAATGTTTTATGATGAAAAAGGTAATATAAAATCATTTACAAATAATAACGGTGGAATCATAGGTGGAATAACGACTGGAATGCCAATTTCATTTAAAGTGGCAATAAAACCTACAGCTTCAATAGAAAAAGCACAAAAAACTGTAAATCTTGAAACAAAACAAAATGATATTTTGGAAGTGAAAGGAAGACATGATCCAATAATAGTGCCAAGAGTAGTTCCTGTATTGGAGGCGGCTACGGCGATTGTGATTTTGGATAGAGTTTTGGAAAATAACAAATACAGTAAATAA
- the hemB gene encoding porphobilinogen synthase, which translates to MFKRHRKLRKNEVIRNLVKDVYIAKEDLIYPIFIEEGENIKNEILSMPGIFRYSIDRLSEELDELVKLGINSILLFGIPKNKDTCATEAYNENGVIQNAVRFIKKKYNNFLVICDICCCEYTSHGHCGILDENGYVKNDETLEVLAKTALSYARAGADIVAPSDMMDGRVEKISKVLAENNFENIPIMAYSVKYSSAFYGPFRDAADSAPQFGDRKSYQMNFQYSKDAIDEVVEDLRQGADIIIVKPAMAYLDVIKKVSDKFEIPIVAYSVSGEYSMVKAAAQNGWIDEMKIVMEQMYAMKRAGANAIITYYAKEVAKFLENSEN; encoded by the coding sequence ATGTTTAAAAGACATAGAAAATTACGTAAAAATGAAGTGATAAGAAATCTTGTAAAGGATGTTTACATTGCAAAAGAAGATTTGATTTATCCTATTTTCATTGAAGAAGGTGAAAATATTAAAAACGAGATTCTGTCAATGCCTGGAATTTTTAGATATTCAATTGACAGGCTTTCGGAGGAACTGGATGAGCTGGTAAAATTGGGAATAAATTCGATTTTGCTTTTTGGGATTCCAAAAAATAAGGATACCTGTGCGACAGAGGCTTATAATGAGAATGGTGTTATCCAAAATGCAGTCAGATTTATAAAGAAAAAATATAATAATTTTCTTGTAATCTGCGATATTTGCTGCTGTGAATACACAAGCCACGGACATTGCGGGATACTTGATGAAAATGGATATGTAAAAAATGATGAAACATTGGAAGTTTTGGCAAAAACAGCACTTTCTTATGCAAGAGCAGGAGCAGATATTGTGGCTCCTTCTGATATGATGGATGGACGTGTAGAAAAAATTTCCAAAGTTCTAGCTGAAAATAATTTTGAAAATATTCCAATAATGGCATATTCAGTAAAATATTCATCGGCATTTTATGGACCGTTTCGAGATGCAGCAGATTCCGCTCCTCAGTTTGGCGACAGAAAATCGTATCAGATGAACTTTCAATATTCAAAGGATGCAATAGATGAAGTTGTTGAAGACTTACGACAAGGAGCGGATATTATAATTGTGAAACCTGCGATGGCGTATCTTGATGTAATAAAAAAAGTAAGTGATAAATTTGAAATTCCAATCGTGGCTTACAGTGTTTCAGGCGAGTATTCAATGGTAAAGGCGGCAGCTCAAAATGGCTGGATTGATGAAATGAAAATTGTAATGGAGCAGATGTATGCGATGAAAAGGGCTGGAGCAAATGCAATTATTACATATTATGCTAAAGAAGTAGCCAAATTTTTGGAAAATTCTGAAAACTAA
- the trkA gene encoding Trk system potassium transporter TrkA, with protein sequence MKIVIVGAGVVGESLCSELSEEGNDVILIEKEEKVLNKLVETYDITGLVGNGASYETLLEGNADTADIFIAATESDELNIISSIIAKKIGSKYTIARVRNPEYSSNMQFVREDLGISLMLNPEFESAKNIANKLMFPVALSVENFFGQKANFISIRVEKYSFLNGAQLKKLEFDPQDKVIICTVKRGDQIFIPSGDFTILEGDIIYIAGSINSVRKFYDRIEKRNLKINSTMLIGGGTITHYLIGKLLENKNKVKVIENEPVKAEKLSEAYSKAIVIQGDEADQEFLIQEGIKNYDAVVIITDSDEENAVISMFANSITNAKLITKMNRTLLLPILENNTETSIVVPKKVISDMIISVVRSRTNMRSSTMSLLYRLENKVELITFEINKNSIAIDIPLKELKIKKGTLIASILRNGKMIFPGGNDMIKINDSVMIVSTIPSIEDFDEILERI encoded by the coding sequence ATGAAAATAGTAATAGTAGGTGCAGGTGTTGTTGGAGAATCACTCTGTAGTGAATTATCAGAAGAAGGAAATGATGTTATACTGATTGAAAAAGAAGAGAAAGTATTAAATAAACTTGTGGAAACTTACGATATAACGGGGCTTGTAGGAAATGGAGCTTCCTATGAAACATTGCTTGAAGGAAATGCTGATACTGCTGATATTTTTATTGCGGCAACAGAATCAGATGAATTGAATATAATTTCTTCAATTATTGCAAAAAAAATTGGATCAAAATATACAATAGCAAGAGTAAGAAATCCTGAGTACAGTTCAAATATGCAGTTCGTAAGGGAAGATCTGGGAATTTCGCTTATGTTAAATCCTGAATTTGAATCAGCGAAAAATATTGCTAATAAACTGATGTTCCCAGTGGCATTGAGCGTGGAAAACTTTTTTGGACAAAAAGCAAATTTTATTTCAATAAGAGTCGAGAAATATAGTTTCTTGAATGGAGCACAGTTAAAAAAACTTGAATTTGATCCACAAGACAAAGTAATAATTTGCACCGTCAAAAGAGGTGACCAAATATTTATACCAAGCGGAGATTTTACAATTCTGGAAGGAGATATAATATATATTGCGGGTTCTATAAATTCGGTACGTAAATTTTATGATAGAATCGAGAAAAGAAATTTAAAAATAAATTCTACAATGCTTATCGGTGGCGGAACAATTACTCACTATTTAATTGGAAAACTTCTGGAAAATAAAAATAAAGTCAAGGTTATTGAAAATGAGCCAGTGAAAGCCGAGAAATTGAGCGAGGCATATTCAAAAGCCATCGTAATACAAGGAGATGAAGCAGATCAGGAATTTTTAATTCAAGAAGGTATAAAAAATTACGATGCTGTTGTAATTATTACTGATAGTGATGAGGAAAATGCAGTTATTTCAATGTTTGCAAATTCTATAACAAATGCTAAGTTAATTACGAAGATGAATAGAACTTTATTACTTCCTATATTGGAAAATAATACAGAAACATCAATAGTTGTACCAAAAAAAGTCATTTCTGATATGATAATTAGTGTTGTAAGATCAAGAACGAATATGCGAAGTTCTACAATGAGCTTATTGTATAGATTGGAAAATAAAGTGGAACTTATTACATTTGAGATTAATAAAAATAGTATTGCCATTGATATTCCATTGAAAGAATTAAAGATAAAAAAAGGTACATTAATTGCAAGTATATTGAGAAATGGAAAAATGATTTTCCCAGGTGGAAATGATATGATAAAAATTAATGACAGTGTGATGATAGTTTCAACAATTCCTTCAATAGAAGATTTTGACGAAATACTTGAGCGAATTTAA
- the dapD gene encoding 2,3,4,5-tetrahydropyridine-2,6-dicarboxylate N-acetyltransferase, with the protein MTELEKSKAIIQYIADAKKTTPVELYTDEEIKNSYSCKVIGKDGLKVVFGDWEEIEKIINENNLTNYYLKNDRKNSGVPMLDIKNINARIEPGVFIRDKVSIGDRAVIMMGAVINIGAEIGEGTMIDMNVVLGGRAKVGKNCHIGAGAVLAGVIEPPSADPVVIEDDVVVGANAVVLEGVRVGKGSVVAAGAIVTENVPEGVVVAGTPAKIIKGVDAKTASKTELVDALRNI; encoded by the coding sequence ATGACAGAATTGGAAAAATCAAAGGCGATTATTCAATATATTGCTGATGCCAAAAAGACAACGCCTGTGGAACTTTATACAGATGAAGAAATAAAAAATTCTTATTCTTGTAAAGTAATTGGAAAAGACGGCTTAAAAGTTGTATTTGGCGATTGGGAAGAAATTGAGAAAATTATTAATGAAAATAATTTGACTAATTATTACTTGAAAAACGATAGAAAAAATTCTGGTGTGCCTATGCTTGACATTAAAAATATTAATGCAAGAATTGAACCAGGAGTCTTTATACGTGATAAAGTAAGCATTGGAGACAGAGCCGTTATTATGATGGGTGCTGTAATAAATATTGGTGCTGAAATTGGTGAAGGGACAATGATTGATATGAACGTTGTACTTGGTGGACGTGCGAAAGTTGGAAAAAATTGTCACATTGGAGCAGGAGCAGTGCTTGCAGGAGTTATTGAGCCGCCATCAGCAGATCCAGTAGTTATTGAAGATGACGTTGTTGTTGGAGCAAATGCAGTTGTGCTGGAAGGCGTGAGAGTAGGAAAAGGCTCGGTTGTCGCAGCTGGGGCAATTGTTACGGAAAATGTGCCTGAAGGTGTAGTTGTAGCTGGAACGCCTGCAAAAATTATAAAAGGCGTGGATGCAAAAACTGCTTCAAAGACAGAATTAGTTGATGCACTGAGAAATATTTAA
- a CDS encoding S66 peptidase family protein, producing MRTIKTNKKLLILSLILGSFTLNAAKTTSTYTIKKSTNTNINTNIKNTANSSINKPNNQNTKANNETIIPKGLKPGDTIGLIAPANYANENSAAEVEYLKNRGFNVVYGQSYYSKWHGFGGTDSVRAKDINDMFANPNINAIFAVRGGYGGIRIIDKLNYDVIKKNPKIISGFSDNTTLLLAINEKTGLVTFHGPMADNLKNIPSITENSFNKTFMSNQPYNLLEFENTYSIMKNGRGNGKITGGNLSLIVATLGTDHEINTDGKILFIEEVNEPSYRVDRMLQQLKLAGKFDKLQGIIIGNFRNPKQSDPTDMTIDEVFYDVFGKLNIPIIKDFKSGHVRPFIAVPIGANATMDTYKKQIIIEKSTK from the coding sequence GTGAGAACAATAAAAACAAATAAAAAATTACTAATATTAAGCTTAATTCTAGGCAGCTTCACATTAAATGCCGCTAAAACAACCTCAACATACACTATTAAAAAATCTACTAATACAAATATTAATACAAACATAAAAAATACTGCAAATAGCAGTATAAATAAACCAAATAATCAAAACACCAAAGCAAATAATGAAACTATTATTCCCAAAGGATTAAAGCCTGGAGATACCATTGGACTAATTGCACCTGCAAATTATGCTAACGAAAACAGTGCCGCAGAAGTTGAATATTTAAAGAACCGTGGTTTCAATGTCGTTTATGGTCAATCATACTATTCTAAATGGCATGGATTTGGAGGAACTGACAGCGTAAGGGCAAAAGATATAAATGATATGTTTGCAAATCCAAATATTAATGCGATTTTTGCTGTACGTGGTGGATATGGTGGAATTAGAATAATAGATAAATTAAATTATGATGTAATTAAAAAAAATCCTAAAATTATTTCAGGATTTAGTGACAATACGACATTATTACTGGCAATTAACGAAAAAACTGGACTTGTAACATTTCACGGTCCTATGGCAGATAATTTGAAAAATATCCCGTCTATTACTGAAAATTCTTTTAACAAGACATTTATGAGTAACCAGCCATACAACCTACTGGAATTTGAAAATACATATTCAATTATGAAAAATGGACGTGGGAATGGAAAAATTACTGGCGGAAACTTATCGTTAATAGTAGCAACTCTTGGAACAGATCATGAAATTAATACAGATGGAAAAATATTATTTATTGAAGAAGTGAACGAACCAAGCTATCGTGTAGATAGAATGTTACAGCAATTAAAATTGGCAGGGAAATTTGATAAGTTGCAAGGAATTATTATAGGAAACTTTAGAAATCCAAAACAGTCTGATCCGACAGATATGACTATTGATGAAGTTTTTTATGACGTTTTTGGGAAATTAAACATTCCGATTATAAAAGATTTCAAATCAGGACACGTAAGACCTTTTATTGCAGTGCCAATTGGAGCAAATGCAACAATGGATACTTATAAAAAGCAGATTATAATTGAAAAATCAACAAAATAA
- a CDS encoding TrkH family potassium uptake protein — MNKKMISFITGRILILEAGLMILPLIISFLYNENAKYKIAYGTVILMLLATGFLLSAKTPEETSIQGREGYIIVSLSWILMSMFGALPFVITKEIPSFIDAFFEIVSGFTTTGSSIITDLSKISHSNLFWRSFTHFVGGMGVLVLALAIFPSSATSVHVMKAEVPGPTFGKLVSKLSTTARMLYKIYIVMTIVLIILLMFGGLDLFESSLLAFGTAGTGGFGVRNGSILPYNNPYIEIVLGIGMIVFGVNFNIYYFILIGKVKDVLKNEELRYYLLIVFGAITLIVLNICKTYTSLAHCIRDVFFSVSSVITTTGYSTADFGKWPLFSQVILLILMFFGACAGSTAGGLKISRVVLMIKIYFAEIIQMISPNRVIAIKSDDKPVNVKMQKSIAVYFLIYSLVFGGILLIISYSVDDFMTAFSAVAATFNNIGPGLGKVGPAFSFAELNNFSKIVLSFGMLAGRLEIFPMLILFSPTTWKLK, encoded by the coding sequence ATGAATAAAAAAATGATAAGTTTCATAACTGGAAGAATACTTATACTAGAAGCTGGTCTAATGATCTTGCCTTTAATTATAAGTTTTCTTTACAATGAAAATGCGAAATATAAAATCGCATACGGGACTGTAATACTGATGCTTCTGGCAACAGGCTTCCTTCTTTCGGCAAAAACTCCAGAAGAAACTTCAATTCAAGGAAGAGAAGGATATATAATAGTGTCTTTATCGTGGATTCTGATGTCTATGTTTGGAGCACTACCCTTTGTAATTACAAAGGAAATACCATCGTTTATAGACGCTTTTTTTGAAATTGTGAGCGGTTTTACAACAACTGGTTCAAGCATAATAACAGACCTTAGCAAAATTAGCCATTCTAATTTATTTTGGCGAAGTTTTACCCATTTTGTTGGTGGAATGGGAGTGCTAGTTTTGGCACTTGCAATTTTCCCAAGCTCTGCGACTTCAGTTCACGTAATGAAAGCCGAAGTTCCAGGACCAACATTTGGAAAATTGGTTTCAAAATTGTCAACAACAGCGAGAATGCTTTATAAAATTTACATTGTAATGACAATAGTTTTAATAATTTTACTAATGTTTGGCGGATTAGATTTGTTTGAATCTTCACTTCTTGCATTTGGTACGGCTGGAACAGGTGGATTTGGAGTGAGAAATGGAAGCATTCTGCCGTATAATAATCCTTATATTGAAATAGTTCTGGGAATTGGAATGATTGTTTTTGGAGTAAACTTTAATATTTATTATTTTATTTTAATTGGAAAAGTAAAGGATGTATTAAAAAATGAGGAATTACGATATTATTTGCTAATAGTTTTTGGAGCGATTACGCTAATAGTTCTGAATATTTGTAAAACATACACTTCGCTTGCTCATTGTATAAGGGATGTGTTCTTTTCAGTTTCTTCTGTTATTACTACAACTGGATATTCTACAGCCGATTTTGGAAAATGGCCTTTATTTTCACAAGTAATATTGCTGATTTTAATGTTTTTTGGAGCGTGTGCAGGCTCTACTGCTGGAGGTCTGAAAATATCAAGAGTAGTGCTGATGATAAAAATCTATTTTGCAGAAATAATTCAAATGATAAGCCCAAACCGTGTAATTGCAATAAAATCTGACGATAAACCTGTAAACGTGAAAATGCAAAAAAGTATTGCAGTATATTTTCTAATTTACTCACTTGTTTTCGGAGGAATTTTACTAATAATTTCTTATTCAGTAGATGATTTTATGACAGCATTTAGTGCGGTTGCGGCAACTTTTAATAATATCGGGCCTGGACTGGGAAAAGTTGGACCTGCATTCAGCTTTGCTGAATTAAATAATTTTTCAAAAATAGTTTTAAGCTTTGGAATGCTTGCAGGAAGGCTTGAAATTTTTCCAATGCTAATATTGTTTTCACCAACAACTTGGAAATTAAAATAA
- the nrdG gene encoding anaerobic ribonucleoside-triphosphate reductase activating protein — protein sequence MKKVEVKKTSEKNLKNDFTLRLLMTYKETIVDGIGLRYSLYFAGCSHACPGCHNEYSWNPKHGNILTYEKLEEIAKEINENTLLDGITISGGDPLFNPVEMLKVLKFLKEKTKKNIWLYTGYTLEQVREDELRRKCLEYVDVLVDGRFIKELYDPNLKFRGSSNQRIIKKEYFFI from the coding sequence GTGAAAAAAGTCGAAGTCAAAAAAACATCAGAAAAAAATTTAAAAAATGATTTTACATTAAGACTTTTAATGACTTATAAAGAAACAATTGTTGATGGTATTGGACTTCGCTATTCACTTTATTTTGCTGGCTGTTCTCACGCCTGTCCTGGTTGCCATAATGAATATTCATGGAATCCAAAGCATGGAAATATATTAACTTATGAAAAATTAGAAGAAATTGCAAAAGAAATAAATGAAAATACGTTACTTGACGGAATTACAATAAGTGGTGGAGATCCACTTTTTAATCCAGTGGAGATGCTAAAAGTGCTAAAATTTTTGAAGGAAAAAACGAAAAAGAATATATGGCTTTATACGGGATATACGCTGGAGCAGGTACGGGAAGATGAATTACGGAGAAAATGCCTTGAGTATGTGGATGTTTTAGTGGATGGGCGATTTATAAAGGAGTTGTATGATCCTAATTTGAAATTTAGAGGGAGCAGTAACCAAAGAATTATTAAAAAAGAATATTTTTTTATTTGA